In Xyrauchen texanus isolate HMW12.3.18 chromosome 23, RBS_HiC_50CHRs, whole genome shotgun sequence, a genomic segment contains:
- the dusp1 gene encoding dual specificity protein phosphatase 1 — MVIMEVSAIDSALFRDLLDDSGCLVLDCRSFFAFSSSHISGSTNVRFSTIVRRRARGGLGLEHIVPNEDTRNRLLSGEYQSVVFLDDRSRDMGEVKKDGTLMLAVNALCRNPCGASVFFLKGGFDTFSSEFPEMCSKPVPPQGLSLPLSSSFHPNTVETSCNSCPTPLYDQGGPVEILPFLYLGSAYHASRKDMLDMLGITALINVSSNCPNHFEDHYQYKSIPVEDNHKANISSWFNEAIEFIDSVRNKGGRVFVHCQAGISRSATICLAYLMRTKRVKLEEAFEFVKQRRSIISPNFSFMGQLLQFESQVLASSTCSSEAGSPAIGKSTTVFNFTVSIPVHTTASPLSFLQSPITTSPSC; from the exons ATGGTCATCATGGAAGTGTCCGCCATCGACTCTGCTTTGTTTCGGGATCTCCTGGATGATTCGGGCTGTCTGGTTCTGGACTGTCGCTCGTTCTTCGCCTTCAGCTCGTCTCATATTTCGGGATCCACTAATGTGCGCTTCAGTACGATAGTGCGGCGAAGGGCCAGAGGGGGTCTGGGACTGGAGCACATTGTGCCCAACGAGGACACCAGGAACAGACTTCTGTCCGGGGAATACCAGAGTGTCGTTTTCTTGGATGACCGGAGTCGAGATATGGGAGAAGTGAAGAAAGATGGGACTTTAATGCTTGCTGTGAACGCTTTGTGTCGCAATCCATGTGGAGCAAGTGTGTTCTTTCTTAAAG GTGGATTTGACACATTTTCCTCCGAATTTCCTGAAATGTGTTCCAAGCCTGTCCCTCCACAGGGCTTGAGTTTACctttgagctccagtttccatcCAAACACCGTTGAGACCTCTTGTAATTCATGTCCAACCCCTCTATATGATCAG gGTGGCCCAGTAGAAATCCTGCCATTCTTATATTTAGGCAGTGCCTACCATGCGTCTAGAAAAGACATGCTGGACATGTTGGGAATCACGGCCCTCATTAACGTCTCTTCCAACTGCCCCAACCACTTTGAAGACCACTACCAGTACAAAAGTATTCCAGTGGAGGACAACCATAAAGCCAATATCAGCTCCTGGTTCAATGAGGCCATCGAATTTATCG aTTCAGTACGGAATAAAGGTGGACGTGTGTTCGTTCACTGCCAAGCCGGTATCTCGCGCTCCGCCACCATCTGTTTGGCTTACCTGATGCGCACCAAGCGCGTGAAGCTCGAAGAGGCTTTTGAGTTCGTCAAACAGCGGCGCAGCATCATCTCGCCCAACTTCAGTTTCATGGGGCAGCTCTTGCAGTTCGAATCACAAGTCCTCGCTTCCTCCACGTGCTCCTCGGAGGCCGGAAGCCCCGCCATCGGCAAAAGCACCACAGTATTCAACTTTACTGTTTCCATTCCCGTACACACGACAGCTAGCCCACTTTCCTTTTTACAGAGCCCCATCACTACCTCACCATCCTGCTAA